TCTTGATTAGTAAGTGGAATGAGTCCCGATCGCAGAAGTGTCGCTTGGCTTCCACCATCCAATAAGATACGCACTAGACGGCGGGTTTTGCCACATCTCAGGTACCCCATAACAGTAGGTAAAGTCACTTGTAATTTACTTTCTCCATTGTTGGTGACCATGCCTGCCTGCTTAACAACTGTGGTTGGATCCGCTGGTTGAAATGGTTGAGCATTGCAATTAAGATTGGGTTGATCCTTTTTTTCATACAAGACAGGACAAACAGCCGGAAAGTGAAGGTTACTTCCACAAGATGGAGTTCCACAAGGTGCGGCAAATTGACAGGAATTCTTATCATATGGAGGTTTACCAGCAGAGCAATTGTTGTGACCACATCTAAAACAGATTCTGTTCTTTTTCATCACTTCATATTTCTCCTTTTGAGACAAACTTCGAAACTTGTTACAACTCTTTAAGAAATGGGTATTCGCAGTTGGATGCAGTGCACACTCGGGATTTCTATTGTAGTCTGACTTGTATCCTTCTGCAGATGACACTACAGCAGCATTTGAAGCCTTCTTTGACGATGAAGATGATTCAGTTTCAGTCATGGGCATAGCTTTCTCAAGTAACAATAATTGGCTGTACAGCCATTTAACCAAGCCAGTGAGAGAATGACCTGTGTCGTTGTCCCTAACGCTTTTATAGTAAGCTATTCTGTGTTCTTCTGGTAGCTTCTGTTTTATTTGGCTCAGCATGATTTTGCTGTTCAATTCTCCAGATAAACCAATGGTTTCCGCTCTGGTTTCAAACGTTTGAAGGGTTTGGACAAAACGACTCATGGCTGGAATGTTGATCTTGTCCTTACTTTCATAGGACTTTAAATTCTCTAGATCCTTCAACAGACTATCAACCACTCTGTCTTTGTCTCCGTAGCGTTCATCTAACACTTCCCAAGCTCTAGCCACATCGATACATCCTTTAACCATGTTTCTTTCTTTGCTGTTAATCATAGATTCAGTTAGCTGGTAGAAACATTCAATCTCAGTTAGATTAGTTGCACAATGTgtaaataattctttaaatCTTTTGTAATCCCGGATGTTGCCATTAAATGTAGGATACTTCATCTTTGCCATGGTAGGCGTTGACCTTGCCATAGCAGGTCGAGGTGTAGGTGAACTGAATGCAGGCGGCGAGGCAACCGTACCAGCAGGCTGCGTTGAGGCTGATGTTTGAAGAGGAGTTGTTGGAGTTGAGAATGGTACATCGACTGTAGATTGTGAGTGGCGCAGGGTAATCTCCCGTTTTGCACATACCAACCTTTGAAGGAAATCCATCTCACATTCTGACATCCATTTCTCTTCCGTATCAAATT
This is a stretch of genomic DNA from Antedon mediterranea chromosome 3, ecAntMedi1.1, whole genome shotgun sequence. It encodes these proteins:
- the LOC140044136 gene encoding uncharacterized protein, translated to MADLNKLKLTRRNSKGQLTRTLSMIESLLKENCEPDVLKTYIIKAEEQFRKVELKHSELIDVIEDQGEFDTEEKWMSECEMDFLQRLVCAKREITLRHSQSTVDVPFSTPTTPLQTSASTQPAGTVASPPAFSSPTPRPAMARSTPTMAKMKYPTFNGNIRDYKRFKELFTHCATNLTEIECFYQLTESMINSKERNMVKGCIDVARAWEVLDERYGDKDRVVDSLLKDLENLKSYESKDKINIPAMSRFVQTLQTFETRAETIGLSGELNSKIMLSQIKQKLPEEHRIAYYKSVRDNDTGHSLTGLVKWLYSQLLLLEKAMPMTETESSSSSKKASNAAVVSSAEGYKSDYNRNPECALHPTANTHFLKSCNKFRSLSQKEKYEVMKKNRICFRCGHNNCSAGKPPYDKNSCQFAAPCGTPSCGSNLHFPAVCPVLYEKKDQPNLNCNAQPFQPADPTTVVKQAGMVTNNGESKLQVTLPTVMGYLRCGKTRRLVRILLDGGSQATLLRSGLIPLTNQDVYQKHDLSLVGGKKLLRNYDC